The genomic interval GCACGCGTTTCGTCCCGTGCGGCGTCTGCAAAGCCTTCTCCATGGTGTCCGTGAAGAGCCCCAGCGTCGCCACCACCTGGATGCTCGGATAGCCAAACCTCCGTATCTTCCTAACAAACATTCTTTTTTTCTAGAGTAAATTCcacaaaactatatgttttatggttcaagttacaGAAAACTACatacattttgacacttggcacttaagtacatatattttagtagtttagtttcacaaaaccacactatcgataAATGGATTCACCCATGAGATAATGTGGTTGTTTCATCAAGGAtgaggacgtggcatcctattagtttcgtgcgatggctggtaataggatgccatgtccACATCCTAGGTGAAACAATAACGTCATCTCGCGgatgaatccattcattgatagtgtggttttgtgaaactacactaccaaaatatatgtacttaagtgccaagtattaaagtgtgtgtggttttatgcaactttttctaatatattaacgtaTAATTTTACCCGTTCGTAAAAAACAGACATACCGCACTCTTAATTCTCAAATGATTCTAATCCCTCAAGCGAGATCGTCTCGTTCTTGTTTGTCATCCAGTTAGTTAAATACATTATTTTAAAGGAAATTaaaaagatagattaatatgtgatagatcACTATACCAACATGTAAACATTcacaagttgaaaaaaaaaacaaatttaacctAGCTAGTATACGTGTGCTGGGATGCTCACTCGTGgttatatttgtttatttaattACTATAGAAATTTATCTCTATGCAGCCAAagggcaaaataaaaaaaaagtttgcatTGTGATTTGTATAGTGCCATATATTTGTGGAAGGAAATGTTGGTTAAAAGTGTCAAGTAAACATACAGAGGAAGTAAGATTTTTACTCATGCATGTATTGAATCCATTCCCGTGaaaggaaaaacatatattGGTCCATGACCATGAAAACGTGGATTGTGGAAGATACCTGGTTTGTGTGTCAATTTGACTTTTGAGGCTCTTCTGGTTGTGTAATCCATCTACTCTTTTAACATCAAAATGTTTCAGTAAGACAATATATAACTTAATTGAATTTGAGATATGCTTTACAATACTTAGAAAATGTTAGGGGTACCTCTCAACAGTTGATATTTCTTTTAGTGAAAGAGTAGTGAAATggaacaaaatatttttttcctctctccatAATAGCCCAGTCCGATTTTTGTTTCTCAATATTAGAATCATATACGAAGGTTCACTCAATAGCtatgttcttttcttcaacaaaacttggatgaaaataaagattttcgtggcacgcttttcaaactgctaaacggtatgtttcgtgcgaaaattttctatatgaaagttgctctaaaatgtcaaattaatctattttccaaatttgtaataatttaaaCTCAATcgatcatacgttaataccacatcgttttacgtaaaaaaacttattttttatcttcaggagaaatGAACACCACCAATATTTTATCAAACCGGATTGTTTTATCTCCACAAGCGGTTCGGATGGCAATTTCATCTTACTTGGCACGTTGACCTGGTTTTCATCTAACACAATATCTACTTGACATTTACATAGCGTTAatgtcaagaaaaaaataaaaatagatagaCCCATATATGTAAGtctataaaaaatagaaaataaaatacgcATATAATCCGACTCGGTTCAGCCCTGTCGTGACCCACCATCGGTATCGGACTCGGACTCCACTCTTGCTCGCTATAATTGGCGCGCTCGGCAACAGCCAACACTGCAATTCGTCTTAATTAGTTCGCGCGTCCATCGATCACTCGCTGCGCTGCAACCCGTCTCCAATGGCGACCGGTCGCAACGACGAAGAGGAAGCCGAGAAGGCTTACGAGCTCGCAGAGAATCGCTTCCGCGCCAACGACATCGCCGGAGCGCTCCACGCGGcccgggaggcgcggcggcgttcCCGCCACTCCCTGGCGTCgccagcgccgtcgccgcctacgaggtccaccacgccgccgcctcccgcgcagACGCCGGCGACAAGTGGTacgccatcctcgccgtcggcgacgattCATCCGCGACGACCTCGAGCGGCACtaatggcgccgccgccgtcatcacgCACGAAGACCTCAAGCACCAGTACCACCGGCTCTGCCTCCTCCTGCACCCGGAcaagaacgccgccgccgccgccgagggcgcCTTCAAGCTGCTCCGGGAGGTGTGGGACAACCTCTCGCTTCTCCACCCGCCGGGCTCCGCCGCGTCTCCTCCGGTAAGctgtccgccaccgccgccgccgccgccgccagggccGCGTCGCATCTCCTGCCGGAAATGCCGCGGCTCGTTCTTCACGGTGGTCGGCGACGTCGTCTCCGGCGTGAACTGCGTCCACTGCAACCGCTGGGTGAGCTTGTTCCCGTGCCCCGCTCGCTGTGCGAGGTGCGGCGTGAGGTTCACGGAGACTGTGTCCACCGGAACGCGTCTCCTCCGGTGCGCCGCCTGCGAGAGAAGCTCCTACGTCTTCGTCAAGAACCCCTACTGCGCCACCTCCTGGATAACCGGATCTTCATATCGATTAAAATGTTGTCGAAGAAAACCATTTAGTGCTCCTACTCCCATCAcaattttgacaatttaaccCTTTGCAAAatctaattttacaaatgaactgccgccgccaaaacttatttaaaaatgacctttttgttcagcgccaaatcgtgtgacgctgaatttagacacatcagcgccaaatagcatgGCACTGAATGCACATTGACACGCTGACTCCGCCTCTCATTCGCGGTGGCACAACATTCAACGCTAGTTGATGTAGtgctgaggtgtctaaattcagcgTCGTAGGATTTGGCGCTgaaaaaaatgttattttttaaataagttttggcaatggtttatttgtaaaattagttttttcaaaggatcaaattgtcaaaatttgtgtacCCCCATCCTAAATCAGTTAGTCTCTTTAGCATTTAAACTTTACTAGATGAAAACATTCAAATTTGTCATGTAATTTGTTGAAGACATTAAATATGCAATTCAAAAGAAGCCAATGGattattttgtgaaatttgtACTGTTTGGACAGGGGCATGGACAATACGTAGCCACTTTTGTTTCTCTCGCGCACACACTTTctcttccatctctctctcgggTACTCTGCTTCTGGAATCATACGGCCAGTATTTAGCCATATGTCAGTAAATTAATTGGTGAATGAGGAGCCAATCAGCTGGCGGCAACACGGCCAGctttagatagatagatagatagattccAAGATAGTTCCATCAATTATGTTAATTCAAATTTCTCTCCTTTGTACTATTATATTATTGTCGGTCCACTATAGTCATTTTTCTCAAATCTTAATCTATACGTACTAAATAATCTAAAACGATAACTAATATGAGACGCACTCTAAAAAtatacaaattcaaattcaacttacaTATATgcaggaaaacaaaatattttactcTAAATAAAGTTTCTATGCAAACCTCTGCATCTTCAAGATATGGTGCTTCTCAAAACTCAGGATGCAGTCGATAATTAGATCCTCAGGGAAAGGTATATACTAGATTTGTAAATCTGTAACCACGTTCGTTTCCTTCCAGATACATTGAGTTAGAAAGTACTTCgattttcacgcgcacgctttccaaactattaaacggtgtattttttaaaaaaaattctataggaaagttgtttaaaaaaatcatattaattcatttttgaaatttaaaatagtttatactcaattaatcatacgctaatgactcacctcgttttgcgtatctttccaatcttctTAATCCCCTATCCCTCAAACCTAGATCCTCAGCAAGAAATTGAAAAAAGTGAAATATGCTGAGATATTCTGATCGTTTTTGTTttacctttcttttctttttcttgttctcCACGCATACATCGTGCATTACTTCAGTAACATGGTGTGTATCtgtatatattttatcttaTCTTAATAGCTTATTTACCCATTAGGTATTGTTCGGTTAGTCCCTCTTTCAAAGATCAAACTTTATATAGATTTATGTCGGCCGCACTTAATAaatcctctaaaaatattgCGAAACAAACACTACAAATCCCTCTATTGCTTAGAATCTCACAAAACCTTACAAGTGGTGTTCAGCTATGAAATTAACTAACTATAGTAGACATGTATTGATGAATGTAAATATGTTTTGTTGGTAATAAGGCTTTTTTCTGGAGGTTTGGTCTTTGGCTTTCTATGTGGCAAACTTCttttatactccatccgtcctaaaatataaggggtTTTGGATAAATCAAATGAGACACTTCTTAGTACTATAGATTTGGACAAACAGCTAATTCCATttatccaaaatctcttatattgtaGAATGGAAGGAGTATTAGCACAACCTACTTTTGTATTGAACGGTTCTCTCAATAGGAAGGCCATTATCAAGGTCGCACGACAAGGCTACATTGTCAAGGTTGCGTGACAAGACTAACCAACCAGGACGCCCGCAAGTTTAGGGGAATGTTTAGATCGAtgatattttcaaccataccattatttAATAAAATCGATAATTATGTGGTTACATTTAGTTTATTAAATATTGAcaatatgtataaaattttggtaacaatATTAAGCCAATTCTATTAAAATTAACAattattatcaaattttagtatgaTTTGTTGAAAatctaattgttgtattttggTGTTTTCTGATCTATTACATTGACCCTCTCATGAGGTATATATAAGAGTACATATGGGATAGAGACTTGGAGTACATtacaagtaagagtagatttatctctcTAAGATTCTATCTTTAGGACTCTatcttatctctaggattctatctctaggatatatcttatctctatatttgtatttgactcttatctctaactaacatattatacttctaaTATCCCCCCTCAGTCGTAACGGGAGCAAAGCGAACGATTACGACTGGATTTAAAATCTTCTAATTCTTCATCTCCTTCGAGTGAGTCACCATCATTGATTGCATCTCTGATGGACGGTCCTCCACCTGGTGCCTACGTCCCTTCTGTGTCGTCCCTTGACTCTCCTCTATTCCCTCCCGCAGTCATAGCGGGAGTGTCATGGACGATAGCGATGACACGAACGCTTTGACTGGAGTTTCCGTAGATGATTCTTGTTGTAGACGTTTGTCGATGTAGCCGATCATGAAGTAGTCGTGGTCATGGTAATCATGGTAGTTGATGTAGCCGCAAATAGCCGaaggcgaaaaaaaatatttacgccATGGTGTGAAGACGAAACTGCAATCGTTAACATCTTGCACCTTGTAGATGTCAGAGGATGTCATTGGAGACGTCTTGCATATGTCAGAGGACGTCGTTGGCGATAGGCCACCACTTTGGTTGGTCCTTCTGCGCCGTGTAGCAGTCATCACAATAGTGATGCCGGGTAGATGCAGTCGTTGTCGTCGTAGATGACATGATCGATGCCGTCGTCGGTGACGCGGTCATTACCGTTGTAGAGGACGCGGTCGATGTCGTCGATAAAGCGTCTTGCAAATTAATCTGTCAGAGGACGCGAGGTGTCTATATATGTGgacgagtcggcggcggcgtgttctGTTGATGAAGATCGATCGGCGTGGATGTCTTGCCAGCGGCTTGACGTGGGCTCTTCGTGGGCGACGACGAAGGCATacgtgatgatgatgatgatgcaatgATATAATGCTTGAATAGTTGCTGCTTCCGCTCACGAGGAATCGAGAATCATAGGCTTTATGTGGCTAATAAAggaactaatctaatctagtgcTAATTAATGGAATTGGCGGCTGATGAGATGCTTCTCGGCGGCCTCGTCAACGAGCCGCTTTCGGCTCCGGCGCTGCTTCTGTAGATGATAGGCCGGCGAGGCTAGCTAAGCTACGCGATGCATGCGGTGCCCCAGGGAGAGCACACGAATTGATCTCATCTCCCCGGGGCAACGCAGACGGATAATGGGTGGAACCAAGGATCTATAGCTCTAGCTCTGATATCACGTGGAAAatctaattgttgtattttggTGTTTTCTGATCTATTACATTGACCCTCTCATgaggtatatataggagtacggGGATAGAGACTTGTagtacaatacaagtaagaatagatttatctctaagattctatctctaggactcTATTTTATAATTAAGATTCTAtctctatatttgtatttgactcttatcttatctctatatttatatttgactcttatctctaactaacatattatacttctaacatAATTTTCATTTTGGCACCAATCTGAACGGATCCTAGATTATACGAGGCACGGCATTGTTTTTTAGTCAGCAATCTGCACCAGCCTTCGATGATCCGACTCAGTTCAGTCCCCTGTCGCGACCCAACCATtcggactcggactcggactcCCCTCTGCTCGATATAATTGGCGCGCTCGGCAACAGCCAAAGCTGCAATTCATCTTGTTCGCGTCCATCGATCACGCGTCACCCATGGCGACGCCCGGTCGCGTCGAGGAGCTGGCGGCTGAGAATGCTTACAAGCTCGCAGAGAATCGCTTCCTCGCCGACGACATCACCGGAGCACTCCCCGCCGCCCGGGCGGCGCAGCGCGTCTTCCCGGCACTCCCTGGCCTCGccaacgccatcgccgcctacgaggtccacgccgccgccaccacctcccgcgcaaacggcggcggcaagtggtacgccatcctcgccgtcgacgacgattCCGCGACGACCTCGACCGGCATTAgcggcgccgccgtcatcaCGCACGAATCCCTCAAGCAACAGTACCGCCGGCTCTGCCTCGTCCTGCACCCGGACAAgaactcctccgccgccgccgagggcgcCTTCAAGCTGCTCCGGGCGGCGTGGGATAAGCTCTCGCTTCTCCACCCGCCAGGCTCCGCCGCGGCTCCGGTAAgctgtcctccgccgccggccaccgcccaaCCGCCTGACTGGATGCCCCGGCAGCCGGGGCCACATCGCCGAACAATGTTCTGCCCGAACTGCCGCTGTTCGTTCGCCACGGTGGTCGACGACGGCGTCTCCGGCGTGAACTGCGTCAACTGCAACCACTGGGTGAGCACGTTGTGGCAGACTggtcgagctccgccgccgcagcagcagcagcaatcgtCGTCGAGGTTCCCGTGCCCCACTCCCTGCCCAGGGTGCGATGCGAAGTTCACGGGCACTGTGTCCATTGGCAAGCATCTCCTTCCCTGCCGCGCCTGCAACAAATGCTTCTTGGTCTTCGTGAAGAGCCCCAACGAAGCCTACGCCTGGATACCCACGCCAAAAGAGAAAATGCCATATGTACCATGGAATTTTAGCTAATCTCTTTTATATCCCTAAATTTTGCTTATTTTCTTGTATATACTTTTTACATCTAAATTTAGTATCTTAGAATGGAAATAGagaaattgccaaagtttggaggTTCTGCTGGTTTTTCTCTGggagggccggtctgaccaccgtgtATAGCGGTGtgtggctggtctgaccggcagagtccgagCTCGAGTCTGCTTTGTCGGGTCTCGAgttttccttgctcgggaagacATGTTCGGGCTTGCTtcggtttctat from Oryza glaberrima chromosome 3, OglaRS2, whole genome shotgun sequence carries:
- the LOC127766459 gene encoding uncharacterized protein LOC127766459 translates to MATGRNDEEEAEKAYELAENRFRANDIAGALHAAREARRHAGDKWYAILAVGDDSSATTSSGTNGAAAVITHEDLKHQYHRLCLLLHPDKNAAAAAEGAFKLLREVWDNLSLLHPPGSAASPPVSCPPPPPPPPPGPRRISCRKCRGSFFTVVGDVVSGVNCVHCNRWVSLFPCPARCARCGVRFTETVSTGTRLLRCAACERSSYVFVKNPYCATSWITGSSYRLKCCRRKPFSAPTPITILTI